A genomic window from Labeo rohita strain BAU-BD-2019 chromosome 6, IGBB_LRoh.1.0, whole genome shotgun sequence includes:
- the rplp2 gene encoding 60S acidic ribosomal protein P2 has translation MRYVAAYLLAVLGGNSNPSAKDIKNILGSVGIEADDERLNKVISELNGKDINEVMNAGLSKLASVPAGGAVAVSAAAAGGGGAAPAGEAPAAEEKKEEKKEESEESDEDMGFGLFD, from the exons ATGCGTTACGTGGCCGCTTACCTGTTGGCTGTTCTGGGTGGCAACAGCAACCCATCCGCCAAGGACATCAAGAACATCCTGGGTAGTGTTGGAATCGAGGCCGATGATGAGCGTCTTAACAAG GTCATCAGTGAACTGAATGGCAAAGACATCAATGAAGTCATGAATGCCG GCCTCTCTAAGTTAGCCTCCGTTCCAGCGGGTGGTGCAGTGGCGGTttcagctgctgctgctggtggCGGTGGGGCCGCTCCTGCTGGGGAAGCACCTGCAG CGGAAGAGAAAAAGGAAGAGAAGAAAGAAGAATCCGAGGAGTCTGATGAAGACATGGGCTTTGGCCTCTTTGATTAA